In Kryptolebias marmoratus isolate JLee-2015 linkage group LG22, ASM164957v2, whole genome shotgun sequence, the sequence catttcaggcataccatatagggAAGATTGCTGCCTCCTTGTGCAAGAGCAGATTTGCTCCacaaaaaggatatctcaagatgaaatcctaatggcatggtttattttattgaatcatCAGAggaggcaggccacattgttgtaatagtaacCTGTTAGACTAACAGATTTAATCTTGCTACatacaaaaattaaaggaaacCAGAATAAGTGGTTATTTTATTCCTTTGCCAATAGCTACATCTAGTGGATAAAAGTTTACATTGTATGGGTTCTGATTTGTCAGACAATTAAAACGCCTAAAGGTTTTAGACCTTTGttgcatctctctctctcacacacacacacacacacacacaatatatatcagacaacaacaaaaattggttgaaaatgtttaatgttgcaAAGAGGCTCATGACATCTTACAATAAGGTGCAGTTGCTTATGTCAATTTATTCTTCGTTTCAAGTGCAAAGTTAGCAAAATGCCAATCAAAGTGCTTTGAGAATCAAGTCCCCCCCAAGAAGGACAAATTTcgacattttgttttcagtggtATTAAAGCTTAAGTACAACAAATGTTCCACTAATCCACTACTTAGATCAGCTGTAACTAACACATAGTTGTAACTATTGTCATTGACTTGTGTCGAGCACCATGTAGTTGCAAACAAACACTAGAAGCAGGACATGTAAAGAGAGTAGGGCCAGCACTCCAGACAAGCTAGGCTGGTAAAAATCACATCGTAAGTTTTATATGTTCAGTTTCcttaagagaaaagaaaagtattGCCATGAACCAAATCAACAGTCCACGTTGGAAATCATTTCTCACACGTAATGGTAGTCTACCCACTGAGTGCCGCAGCAGGGAATAAAGCTCGACCGTTTCGCTTTCCTTCGAATGCTTTTGCGATGCATTGTGATGATTAACCAGTCTTTGATTATTATGTTGAAGCGGCCAATGGTACGATGGAGTTGGATGAGCGGTGTCCTGCCTTGGGAGACCTTGTGGTCGGCAGAGCAGCACAACATTCATTTGTTCCTCTGGGCCTTCTGAGCGGACTTGGTGATTTTGCCGGTGGTAGAGACTTTCTTCTCCACGCCTTTAATCACACCCACAGCCACAGTCTGACGCATGTCACGTACCGCAAAACGACCTGCGGAAAGGGAAAAGAAACTTTTACTTAGTACAACTTAACAGTGTGATTAGAATTTCTTTGGAGGCTGCTGAAAATCCAGCAAATCTTCACCCTTAAACTTACCCAGGGGAGGGTACTCGGAGAAGCTCTCGACACACATTGGCTTTCCAGGAATCATATCTACGATAGCGGCGTCTCCAGACTTGAGAGATTTAGGGTTGTCCTCCAGCTTCTTGCCAGAGCGGCGGTCGATCTTTTCCTTGAGCTCTGCAAACTTGCAGGCGATGTGGGCAGTGTGGCAGTCCAGCACAGGAGCATAACCAGCACTGATCTGGCCTGGGTGGTTAAGGATGATCacctaaaaagcaaaatgaatgGCCGGTTAAGAGAGCTTGTTTCCTCTTTGACTGTCTGCACGTTCAGTTGTGATTTTTcgtccttttaaaacaaactaaaaatagctTATTACAGGAGTTTGATGCTCAAACCTTTTGGCAACTTTTAGACTTCattcaaataatttgtttctacAAATAGTTCTGAAATGAGAAAGCGCTGGCATTTCTCATCTCTGTGAATAGATCTTTTTGAAGCGTCTACCTGAGCAGTGAAGTTGGCAGCTTCCTGCGGCGGGTCATTTTTGCTGTCTCCAGCTACGTTGCCACGGCGAATGTCCTTCACGGACACGTTCTTAACATTGAAACCCACATTGTCACCAGGGAGCGCTTCTGTCAGGGCCTCGTGATGCATCTCCACAGACTTCACCTCGGTGGTCACATTTACAGGGGCGAATGTCACAACCATGCCAGGCTTCAGTATGCCCGTTTCCACACGGCCCACGGGCACAGTTCCAATACCTGAAGAGGAAAGTGTCAATAAACCGACCATTAAAATGAAGGTCAAAGTCCTGAACTGTtaaattttccattttgaaatgaaacagaatgTGTTTAAGGTTGTCTATGCAATTTATCAGGCACTACTTGCCTCCTATCTTGTAGACGTCCTGCAAGGGAAGACGCAGAGGTTTGTCCGTCGGACGGGTGGGAGGCTGAATGGCATCCAAAGCTTCCAGAAGTGTGGTCCCGGACGCACTACCATCCTTCCTGTTGATCTTCCACCCCTTAAACCAAGTCATCTGCAAAGAGAAAATGGCATAACACAAAATCTTTCCTAAACTAAAGTTaatgttaattaaaatgttaaaagctCAGATAATAGTCATTGTTGGCCTGCAGTGCGTCGTCCAGTAGTTACATACTTCTGTGCTCCCATTTTACAAATGTTAATTAGAATTCATAAGGAGTGAAATAGCTTGTGATCTGTTGGAATACTGGCAAGTTTTAGTAACAACAAACTTGCTGTTTTTAGTATAAATTGTCTAACTGACATTCTTGACATGGTTTAGTTTATATACCTGGGATGCTGATGCTGGATTGTAGCATGCAGTCATCCTTGTTGAGAGGAA encodes:
- the LOC108244617 gene encoding elongation factor 1-alpha 1, translated to MGKEKLHINIVVIGHVDSGKSTTTGHLIYKCGGIDKRTIEKFEKEAAEMGKGSFKYAWVLDKLKAERERGITIDISLWKFETSKYYVTIIDAPGHRDFIKNMITGTSQADCAVLIVAAGVGEFEAGISKNGQTREHALLAYTLGVKQLIVGINKMDSTEPNYSQKRYEEIVKEVSTYIKKIGYNPDTVAFVPISGWNGDNMLEPSPNMTWFKGWKINRKDGSASGTTLLEALDAIQPPTRPTDKPLRLPLQDVYKIGGIGTVPVGRVETGILKPGMVVTFAPVNVTTEVKSVEMHHEALTEALPGDNVGFNVKNVSVKDIRRGNVAGDSKNDPPQEAANFTAQVIILNHPGQISAGYAPVLDCHTAHIACKFAELKEKIDRRSGKKLEDNPKSLKSGDAAIVDMIPGKPMCVESFSEYPPLGRFAVRDMRQTVAVGVIKGVEKKVSTTGKITKSAQKAQRNK